One Sinorhizobium mexicanum genomic region harbors:
- the phnC gene encoding phosphonate ABC transporter ATP-binding protein, with translation MLALYSLKRTFGSVNAVDDVTVTVDEGQMVGIIGRSGAGKSTLLRLINRLVEPSNGKIMFGGEDVTRLKGRELRLWRASCAMIFQQFNLVERMDVLTNVLLGRVAHQGLFSTIARRFSDEETAMAVQALHRLDLLPQAMQKAGTLSGGQQQRVAIAKALVQRPQVMLADEPIASLDPANATRVMEALRRINKEDGITVLVNLHTLDTARTYCDRIIGMRAGRVVFEGTPDQLTRERLKSIYDVEGSDLELDESVTSTALRPQRADEYRRVSLA, from the coding sequence ATGTTGGCGCTTTACTCACTGAAGAGAACCTTCGGCTCGGTCAATGCTGTCGATGATGTTACCGTTACTGTCGATGAAGGTCAGATGGTGGGCATCATCGGCCGGAGCGGTGCGGGGAAATCGACCCTGCTGCGGCTGATCAACCGGCTGGTCGAACCTTCCAACGGAAAGATCATGTTCGGCGGCGAGGACGTGACCCGGCTGAAGGGACGGGAGTTGCGCCTCTGGCGCGCATCCTGCGCGATGATCTTCCAGCAGTTCAATCTGGTCGAGCGAATGGACGTGCTGACCAATGTGCTCCTGGGCCGGGTAGCCCACCAGGGCCTGTTCTCGACCATCGCGCGGCGCTTCAGCGACGAGGAGACGGCAATGGCCGTTCAGGCGCTGCATCGCCTGGATCTTCTGCCGCAAGCCATGCAGAAGGCGGGAACTCTTTCTGGCGGACAGCAGCAGCGTGTCGCCATCGCCAAGGCACTTGTCCAACGTCCGCAGGTCATGCTCGCGGACGAGCCGATCGCATCGCTCGATCCGGCAAATGCCACGCGTGTCATGGAGGCGCTGCGCCGCATCAACAAGGAAGACGGGATTACCGTCCTCGTCAATCTGCACACGCTCGACACCGCGCGCACCTACTGCGACCGCATCATTGGCATGCGCGCCGGCCGCGTTGTCTTCGAGGGCACGCCCGACCAACTGACGCGGGAGCGCCTAAAATCCATTTACGATGTCGAGGGATCCGATCTCGAACTCGACGAATCCGTGACATCGACCGCGCTTCGTCCCCAGCGTGCCGATGAATATCGTCGGGTAAGCCTGGCCTGA
- a CDS encoding alpha/beta hydrolase, translated as MTATKLLLMLSLMAAFAYMSLVGVTYVSQRTILYPGASRAPAPEPASWGESVSIRTPDGETLYGLYSRGKPGKASVLFFLGNADRIGNYDFLAEALAARGIGLLAISYRGYPGSTGTPSEAGLLIDGLAAFDWLSGHSGSEIVVLGQSLGSGVAVNTARKRPASAAVLVSAYLSVLSVAQARYPFFPVSLLLKDPFRSDLRIAEVKQSKLFIHGRRDTIIPLSSGEALYAIASEPKQMLIYDSSGHNDLWDARMVSDIVRFVEALE; from the coding sequence GTGACTGCCACAAAACTCCTGCTGATGTTATCGCTGATGGCGGCTTTCGCCTACATGTCGCTGGTCGGCGTGACATATGTGTCCCAGCGCACCATCCTCTACCCCGGCGCAAGCCGGGCACCGGCTCCAGAGCCCGCGAGTTGGGGGGAGAGCGTTTCCATCAGGACGCCCGACGGAGAAACGCTTTACGGGCTCTACAGCCGGGGTAAACCCGGCAAGGCGTCGGTGCTGTTCTTTCTCGGCAATGCTGATCGTATCGGCAACTACGACTTCCTCGCCGAGGCGCTGGCCGCGCGGGGCATCGGCCTTCTCGCAATCTCCTATCGCGGCTATCCCGGATCAACCGGCACGCCAAGCGAGGCCGGGCTGCTCATCGACGGCCTTGCTGCGTTCGACTGGCTCTCGGGACACTCTGGAAGCGAGATCGTCGTGCTCGGTCAGTCGCTCGGAAGCGGCGTCGCGGTGAATACGGCCCGGAAGAGACCTGCTTCCGCCGCCGTTCTCGTTTCGGCCTACCTGTCGGTGCTGTCTGTCGCTCAGGCGCGTTATCCATTTTTTCCGGTTAGTCTCCTTCTCAAGGATCCCTTCCGTTCGGATTTAAGAATAGCAGAGGTGAAGCAATCGAAGCTGTTTATCCACGGCCGGCGTGACACCATCATCCCGCTGTCTTCCGGCGAGGCCCTCTATGCCATTGCTTCCGAGCCCAAGCAGATGCTGATCTACGACAGCTCCGGGCATAACGACCTCTGGGACGCCCGCATGGTCAGCGACATCGTCCGCTTCGTGGAGGCGCTGGAATGA
- a CDS encoding carbon-phosphorus lyase complex subunit PhnI, translating into MAYVATRGGERAIEQAERLFRDDLGVIDRARVDALRNGLPYLIDRVMGEASLYEPDLAALALAQAGGDLYEAVLLLRAYRTTQPRLAVAEPVTQPDLFTMRRISAAFKDIPGGQILGPTLDYSHRLLQVGVLSGRDYRPDAVEPAAVPAPATQPSLAAWQKAQALIPDHPVEAVAPDDIPDVTREPLLFPASRAHKLQSLARADTGGALALGYATMRGYGSVHPTVNELRLAEAPVRLRHPRGTIFSAGRVRVSQTEVISKATTGLELGFSATFGWNEVKVIAAATLDLASNQPNPHPASNEEFVLYHTEPVESSGFCIHFKLPHYVTFQSSLDALRRVKADRKATTTAPKMERQPKKEEAVL; encoded by the coding sequence ATGGCCTATGTAGCAACCCGTGGCGGCGAACGTGCCATCGAACAGGCGGAGCGGCTCTTCCGTGACGATCTTGGAGTGATCGATCGCGCGCGTGTCGATGCCCTGCGTAACGGGCTCCCCTATCTCATCGACAGGGTGATGGGCGAGGCATCCCTCTACGAACCCGATCTTGCCGCTCTCGCGCTGGCCCAGGCTGGCGGCGATCTCTACGAAGCGGTCCTGCTGCTGCGAGCCTATCGAACGACACAGCCCCGCCTTGCCGTTGCCGAACCGGTCACCCAGCCTGACCTCTTCACCATGCGTCGTATCTCTGCGGCCTTCAAGGATATCCCCGGCGGCCAGATCCTTGGGCCGACACTCGACTACTCCCACCGGCTGCTGCAAGTCGGTGTTTTGAGCGGTCGGGACTATAGGCCAGATGCTGTCGAGCCCGCCGCCGTGCCGGCCCCGGCGACACAGCCCTCCCTTGCCGCCTGGCAGAAAGCACAGGCGCTCATCCCGGATCATCCCGTCGAGGCGGTCGCACCCGACGACATTCCGGATGTCACCCGCGAACCGCTCCTGTTTCCCGCTAGTCGAGCCCACAAGCTCCAGAGTCTCGCCCGCGCCGATACCGGGGGAGCGCTGGCGCTCGGCTATGCGACCATGCGCGGTTACGGTTCGGTTCATCCGACGGTCAACGAACTGCGGCTTGCCGAGGCTCCAGTGCGCCTGCGCCACCCGCGCGGCACCATTTTCAGCGCTGGACGCGTGCGCGTCAGCCAAACGGAGGTGATCTCGAAGGCCACGACCGGGCTGGAGCTCGGCTTTTCTGCCACTTTCGGTTGGAACGAAGTCAAGGTTATTGCAGCCGCAACGCTTGATCTCGCCTCCAACCAGCCGAACCCGCACCCGGCCTCGAACGAAGAATTCGTGCTCTACCACACGGAGCCGGTCGAGAGCTCCGGATTCTGCATCCACTTCAAACTTCCCCACTACGTCACGTTCCAGTCGAGCCTCGATGCGCTTCGCCGTGTCAAGGCAGACCGCAAGGCGACCACGACCGCTCCCAAAATGGAACGTCAACCGAAGAAAGAGGAGGCTGTCCTTTGA
- a CDS encoding cupin domain-containing protein codes for MSDHDHHHGHHDGEDRWKHDGVRVIKGDQLDDNTPQTPGMYRQAAINHARVGAQKIWAGTVAIEPNAKTGVHHHGHLESVIFVVRGKARMRWGDRLEYVAEAGPGDFIYVPPYVPHQEINADPDNVLECVLVRSDNEAVVVNITDVDPVEKPEEVYWVDPIHKHPG; via the coding sequence ATGTCGGATCACGATCATCACCACGGCCACCACGATGGAGAGGACCGGTGGAAGCACGACGGCGTTCGCGTCATCAAGGGTGACCAACTTGATGACAACACGCCCCAGACGCCGGGCATGTACCGGCAGGCGGCCATCAACCACGCTCGTGTCGGCGCGCAGAAGATCTGGGCGGGCACCGTGGCGATCGAACCAAATGCCAAGACCGGCGTGCATCACCACGGTCACCTCGAAAGCGTGATCTTCGTCGTTCGCGGCAAGGCGCGCATGCGGTGGGGCGACAGGCTCGAATATGTCGCGGAGGCCGGTCCCGGCGACTTCATCTACGTGCCGCCCTATGTACCGCACCAGGAAATCAATGCGGATCCCGACAACGTGCTCGAATGTGTGCTGGTGCGGTCCGACAACGAAGCCGTGGTGGTCAACATCACCGATGTCGATCCGGTGGAAAAGCCGGAGGAAGTCTATTGGGTCGATCCGATCCACAAGCATCCGGGTTGA
- a CDS encoding phosphonate C-P lyase system protein PhnG — protein sequence MTQDTTNPPAIGRFCHGEVLDILAASRPAGIKACAEVVLDDLGDVSVLTNRTGLAMLPFVDTVRNTNFHLGEVLVAEAHIRIPEHDIEGYGAVVGRDLEHAMAMAVIDAAIAAGHETSRILQFLESEQKHQNERETVRLKKVEATRVEMETF from the coding sequence ATGACCCAAGACACGACCAACCCTCCGGCCATCGGACGCTTTTGCCATGGCGAAGTGCTCGACATTCTCGCCGCCAGCCGGCCAGCGGGCATCAAAGCCTGCGCGGAAGTGGTTCTTGACGACCTGGGAGACGTCTCGGTTCTGACCAACCGCACGGGACTGGCGATGCTTCCTTTCGTCGATACCGTGCGCAACACCAACTTTCATCTCGGCGAAGTGCTGGTGGCGGAAGCGCATATCCGTATCCCCGAGCATGACATCGAAGGCTATGGCGCGGTCGTCGGCCGCGACCTCGAACATGCGATGGCGATGGCGGTGATCGATGCCGCGATCGCCGCGGGGCACGAGACCAGCCGCATCCTCCAGTTCCTTGAGAGCGAACAGAAGCATCAGAATGAGCGCGAGACGGTACGACTTAAAAAAGTCGAGGCCACACGCGTCGAGATGGAGACTTTCTGA
- a CDS encoding helix-turn-helix domain-containing protein, producing MAQFSCQTIFATSTVTLRDVVCDGSCRGKSAEECAHSTSLVYPYRGVFMRHVGRNDTVAESNQVIFFNRGEDYRISHPVAGGDACLDVKVSEEVLAELAPQQQLRSGANVSFRRQRRRIDARAQALVALLRHSLGRGIAETLEAETLTLTLIRRSLGEPTSHGAAGTYGGRKLVDRAKLVLSADLGRRWTLGEVAKEVGVSPVYLTQLFQQVEAMPLYRYQLRLRLARALDLLGSYHDLTALGLELGFSSHSHFSSAFKQAYGRTPAEFQRTLRLR from the coding sequence ATGGCCCAGTTTTCGTGTCAGACAATTTTCGCGACGTCGACCGTCACGCTTCGAGACGTGGTCTGCGACGGATCATGCCGCGGCAAGAGTGCGGAGGAATGCGCGCATTCGACGAGCCTGGTCTATCCCTATCGCGGCGTTTTCATGCGGCATGTTGGCAGGAACGACACCGTAGCTGAATCCAACCAGGTGATTTTCTTCAATCGCGGCGAAGACTACCGTATCAGCCACCCGGTCGCGGGCGGCGACGCGTGCCTCGATGTGAAAGTCAGCGAAGAAGTCCTTGCCGAACTTGCGCCGCAGCAGCAGCTGCGTTCCGGTGCAAATGTTTCGTTCAGGCGTCAGCGCCGAAGGATCGATGCGCGCGCTCAGGCGCTGGTCGCACTGTTGCGCCATAGCCTTGGCCGCGGCATTGCCGAGACGCTGGAAGCCGAGACCCTTACGCTGACGCTTATCAGGCGCTCTCTTGGCGAGCCGACTTCGCATGGAGCGGCCGGCACCTATGGCGGTAGAAAATTGGTCGATCGGGCGAAGCTGGTGCTCTCGGCCGATCTTGGCCGGCGCTGGACGCTGGGCGAGGTGGCGAAAGAGGTCGGCGTCTCGCCGGTCTATCTGACGCAGCTCTTCCAGCAGGTCGAGGCCATGCCACTTTACCGCTACCAGTTGCGTCTACGATTGGCGCGGGCCCTGGACCTGCTCGGTTCGTATCATGATCTGACTGCGCTCGGTCTCGAGCTCGGTTTTTCCAGCCACAGCCATTTCAGCTCCGCCTTCAAACAGGCCTATGGTCGCACGCCGGCCGAATTTCAACGCACGCTTCGCCTGCGGTGA
- a CDS encoding ATP-binding cassette domain-containing protein, producing the protein MAAAQFQAPAEIMRQAPRLMLAEPILTMRRISRSYGTVQALRGVDAVVYPGEVLGIVGESGSGKSTLLRMMNLEDTPDTGTYHLALPGHEGRNLFTLDRFERRMLRAHHIGIVYQNPHLGLLMNHTSSGNVAERLLISGKRNFAELRERARESLDASEFPIERMDARPRELSGGMQQRVQLAKAIALEPAVLLLDEPTTGLDVSVQALVLDTLKRLQRDRNITMVLVSHDLGVIRTMADRVMVMRRGEVVEQGLADQIFQDPQHAYTQQLVHAKL; encoded by the coding sequence ATGGCCGCCGCCCAGTTTCAAGCGCCTGCCGAGATCATGCGCCAGGCTCCCCGCCTGATGCTGGCGGAGCCTATTTTGACGATGCGGCGCATCAGTCGCAGCTATGGCACGGTACAGGCGCTTCGCGGCGTCGATGCCGTCGTCTACCCGGGCGAAGTCCTCGGCATCGTCGGCGAGTCCGGTTCGGGCAAATCGACGCTTCTGCGGATGATGAACCTTGAAGATACGCCGGACACGGGGACGTACCATCTCGCGCTTCCGGGCCATGAGGGGCGTAACCTCTTCACGCTCGACCGGTTCGAACGGCGCATGCTGCGCGCCCACCATATCGGCATCGTTTATCAGAACCCGCATCTTGGCCTGCTGATGAACCATACCAGCAGCGGCAACGTCGCCGAGCGCCTGCTGATTTCGGGCAAGCGCAATTTCGCGGAACTGCGGGAACGGGCTCGCGAATCGCTGGATGCCTCGGAGTTTCCGATCGAGCGCATGGACGCCCGTCCACGGGAGCTTTCCGGCGGCATGCAGCAACGCGTTCAGCTCGCCAAGGCAATCGCCCTCGAGCCTGCGGTCCTGCTTCTCGACGAGCCGACGACAGGCCTCGACGTCAGCGTCCAGGCACTGGTTCTCGACACGCTGAAGCGGCTGCAGCGCGATCGCAACATCACGATGGTGCTGGTTTCCCACGACCTCGGCGTCATACGGACGATGGCCGACCGCGTTATGGTCATGCGCCGCGGCGAAGTGGTCGAGCAGGGTCTGGCGGACCAGATCTTCCAGGATCCGCAGCACGCCTACACCCAGCAGCTTGTTCACGCCAAACTCTAA
- a CDS encoding DUF1127 domain-containing protein, with product MSNSTLAYVNQAHVVTKLIPPQPKVPAFAALEGRGLAFRLLARLARWMDTRRGRLDLLQLSDYQLKDIGLSRGAAYNDFYKRD from the coding sequence ATGTCGAACAGCACTTTGGCTTATGTGAACCAAGCCCACGTCGTTACAAAACTGATTCCGCCGCAACCGAAGGTTCCCGCCTTTGCTGCGCTCGAAGGGCGGGGCCTAGCCTTTCGGTTGCTCGCTCGGCTCGCCCGATGGATGGATACGCGGCGCGGACGTTTGGACCTGCTTCAGCTTTCCGACTATCAGTTGAAGGATATTGGCCTCTCCCGCGGGGCCGCCTATAACGATTTCTACAAACGCGACTAG
- a CDS encoding alpha-D-ribose 1-methylphosphonate 5-triphosphate diphosphatase: MWLSDFDIVLHDRVIERGALRIDDGVIAEIRETVVPDADIVGDGRLLLPGFIDMHGDMIEREVEPRANVRMPLELGIYDLDKKLAANGITTAYAALSFSPGSTYGHIRSHDHTRAMIEAVTEMRHDLLVDHRIHARFEVTFLSALAVVEDLLKLGALDLISLMDHTPGQGQYRDIEKHIAHTAKTRKISEADASELIRQRIEKRVELGDSMDVVHGLATLARERGVALASHDDDSAEKVVLLHRLGASISEFPVTMEAATEARRLGLATAMGAPNALRGISYSGNLSAREAFAAGVLDILASDYHPSAILPAVLALAEMGPGGLPAAVALASANPARALGLSDRGRVEVGLRADLVIAERARMPRLRATIRGGRQVWSDGILGDVKKAAA; the protein is encoded by the coding sequence ATGTGGCTCAGTGACTTCGATATCGTTTTGCACGACCGCGTCATCGAACGCGGTGCCTTGAGGATCGACGACGGCGTCATCGCCGAGATCCGCGAAACGGTTGTTCCCGATGCAGATATCGTTGGCGACGGCCGGCTGCTTCTTCCCGGCTTCATCGACATGCACGGCGATATGATCGAACGCGAAGTAGAACCCCGCGCCAATGTGCGCATGCCGCTCGAACTCGGCATCTACGACCTCGACAAGAAGCTCGCCGCCAACGGGATCACGACCGCCTATGCGGCGCTCTCCTTCAGCCCGGGCAGCACTTACGGGCATATTCGCTCGCATGATCACACCCGCGCCATGATCGAGGCGGTTACCGAGATGCGTCATGACCTGCTGGTCGATCATCGCATCCATGCCCGCTTCGAAGTCACCTTCCTCTCGGCCCTTGCCGTCGTCGAGGATCTCCTGAAGCTCGGCGCCCTCGACCTGATATCGCTCATGGACCATACGCCAGGACAGGGCCAGTATCGCGATATCGAGAAACACATCGCCCACACGGCGAAGACGAGGAAGATCAGCGAGGCGGACGCAAGCGAACTCATACGCCAGCGGATAGAGAAGCGGGTCGAACTCGGGGACAGCATGGATGTCGTCCACGGGCTGGCCACCCTGGCGCGCGAACGCGGCGTGGCGCTCGCCTCGCATGACGACGACAGTGCCGAGAAGGTGGTGCTGCTACACCGGCTCGGCGCGTCGATCAGCGAATTCCCGGTGACGATGGAGGCAGCCACCGAAGCACGGCGCCTGGGACTTGCGACGGCGATGGGCGCACCGAATGCCCTGCGCGGGATTTCCTACTCCGGCAACCTGTCGGCGCGCGAAGCTTTCGCCGCCGGCGTTCTCGATATTCTGGCAAGTGACTATCATCCTTCGGCAATCCTGCCTGCCGTGCTCGCCCTCGCCGAAATGGGTCCCGGCGGCCTGCCGGCGGCTGTGGCGCTTGCAAGCGCCAATCCCGCCAGGGCGCTCGGTCTTTCCGACCGCGGCCGGGTCGAGGTGGGCCTGCGCGCCGACCTCGTCATCGCCGAAAGGGCGAGGATGCCGCGCCTGCGCGCTACCATCCGCGGCGGCCGGCAGGTCTGGTCGGACGGCATCCTGGGTGACGTTAAAAAGGCGGCCGCCTAA
- a CDS encoding alpha-D-ribose 1-methylphosphonate 5-phosphate C-P-lyase PhnJ: MTLQELTRPWTAFNYGFLDESAKREIRRRMLKAIAIPGYQVPYASREVPIARGWGTGGLQVTLTLLKPDTVVKVIDQGSDDSVNASSIRKFVSRVGGAAETSDTSEATIIQSRHRIPEEKLREDQVLVLQVPNPEPLRPVEPDMSVAREMHGDADYGQLWLILYEQLVKSGRIMQGSSYPSMVNGRHVMTPSPIPRWDVPKLNQAEHLTILSAGREKRIFAVPPYTSVEPLVFDDVPYRVEDHQDKTCYRSNVSGFFMNELPQEDGSSRYELSDSHFGIKHIQRAEGGSVEIAETYYNNGRME, translated from the coding sequence TTGACGCTCCAGGAACTGACGCGGCCATGGACCGCCTTCAACTATGGCTTTCTCGATGAGTCCGCCAAGCGCGAGATACGCCGCCGCATGCTCAAGGCCATAGCCATCCCGGGCTACCAGGTGCCCTATGCCAGCCGAGAGGTGCCTATTGCCCGCGGCTGGGGGACCGGGGGTCTGCAGGTGACCTTGACCCTGCTCAAGCCGGACACCGTCGTGAAGGTCATCGATCAGGGCTCCGACGACTCGGTCAATGCGAGCAGCATCCGCAAGTTCGTGAGCCGCGTCGGCGGTGCGGCGGAAACCTCGGATACGAGCGAAGCCACGATCATCCAATCCCGGCACCGCATTCCCGAAGAGAAGCTTCGGGAGGACCAGGTTCTGGTGTTGCAGGTTCCGAACCCGGAGCCCTTGCGTCCGGTCGAACCGGACATGTCGGTCGCCCGCGAGATGCATGGCGACGCCGACTATGGCCAGCTCTGGCTGATCCTCTACGAGCAACTCGTCAAGTCCGGGCGCATCATGCAGGGATCGAGCTATCCAAGCATGGTCAACGGGCGACACGTCATGACGCCCTCACCCATCCCGCGCTGGGACGTGCCGAAGCTCAATCAGGCTGAACACCTGACGATCCTTTCGGCGGGTCGCGAAAAGCGCATTTTCGCCGTCCCGCCCTACACCAGCGTCGAGCCACTGGTGTTCGACGACGTGCCTTATCGCGTCGAAGATCACCAGGACAAGACCTGCTACCGCAGCAACGTTTCCGGCTTCTTCATGAACGAACTGCCGCAGGAAGACGGGTCGTCCCGCTACGAACTCTCCGACAGTCATTTCGGCATCAAGCATATCCAGCGCGCAGAAGGCGGCTCGGTCGAAATCGCCGAGACCTATTACAACAACGGAAGGATGGAATGA
- the phnH gene encoding phosphonate C-P lyase system protein PhnH translates to MTISVLPTADDRRTNASFEELMWAISRPGLVRGMPFAGFEALAESLIDRECTFHASLDPALDERIARTGARRAAVEKADYVFAPLGGETEVAALSQMRIGTLSYPDESSTLFAPAIIGTGQALRLIGPGIKGEIFLRIGGVHPSFWAMRAKAIRYPLGWELYLVDGDRLVGIPRTTKIEVL, encoded by the coding sequence ATGACGATTTCCGTTTTGCCGACGGCCGACGACCGCCGCACGAATGCAAGCTTCGAAGAACTGATGTGGGCGATCAGCCGACCAGGCCTCGTGCGGGGCATGCCCTTTGCAGGCTTCGAAGCACTCGCGGAAAGTCTCATCGACCGCGAGTGCACGTTTCATGCCAGCCTCGATCCCGCGCTTGACGAGCGGATCGCGCGGACCGGCGCCCGCCGCGCGGCAGTAGAAAAAGCCGACTATGTTTTCGCGCCGCTCGGCGGAGAAACCGAGGTCGCAGCGCTTTCCCAAATGCGTATTGGCACCCTCTCCTATCCGGACGAATCATCGACCCTGTTTGCTCCGGCGATCATCGGCACCGGCCAAGCTCTCCGCCTGATCGGCCCGGGCATCAAAGGCGAGATCTTTCTGAGGATCGGCGGCGTCCATCCATCCTTCTGGGCGATGCGTGCAAAGGCGATCCGATATCCGCTCGGCTGGGAACTCTATCTCGTCGATGGCGACCGGCTGGTCGGCATTCCCCGTACAACGAAAATCGAGGTGCTCTGA
- the phnF gene encoding phosphonate metabolism transcriptional regulator PhnF: MTDTTLTQAARLKRGQWQLIEEQVSRDIASGVLAPMAKLPTETEIMQRFGVGRHTVRRAIAELAAAGKLRVEQGRGTFVEEQSVIRYNIARRTRFSKNLRDQGRTPSGQPVEEMEVGAPPVVAAALQVPDGSPVYMIVRRGFADDVPISLSHAYHPVSRFPNMHIRRRTGASVTEIYADFGIPDYLRHSTMIFTRMPTTEEARLLAQSQEQPVLVVQKVDVDMEGRPIAYSDVVWAGERMQFVIDNENPPGESPAR; the protein is encoded by the coding sequence ATGACTGATACGACTCTCACACAGGCAGCACGGCTCAAGCGCGGTCAGTGGCAACTGATCGAGGAGCAGGTCAGTCGGGACATCGCATCCGGCGTCCTTGCTCCCATGGCCAAGTTGCCAACCGAAACGGAGATCATGCAACGGTTCGGGGTTGGCCGCCACACGGTCCGCCGCGCCATCGCCGAACTCGCAGCTGCCGGCAAGCTGCGGGTGGAACAAGGCCGCGGCACCTTCGTCGAGGAGCAGTCGGTCATCCGCTACAACATCGCCCGGCGTACCAGGTTCAGCAAGAACCTGAGGGACCAAGGGCGCACCCCCTCCGGCCAGCCCGTCGAAGAGATGGAGGTCGGCGCGCCGCCGGTCGTCGCCGCCGCGCTGCAGGTACCTGATGGATCGCCGGTCTACATGATCGTGCGCCGGGGCTTCGCCGACGATGTTCCGATCAGCCTCAGCCATGCATACCATCCGGTCTCCCGCTTTCCGAACATGCACATCCGCCGGAGAACGGGCGCCTCCGTGACGGAAATCTATGCCGACTTCGGAATTCCCGACTACCTGCGCCACAGTACGATGATTTTTACCCGCATGCCGACGACCGAGGAGGCACGCCTTCTCGCTCAATCACAGGAGCAACCTGTGCTCGTCGTTCAAAAGGTGGACGTCGACATGGAGGGCCGGCCGATCGCCTATTCCGACGTCGTCTGGGCCGGCGAAAGAATGCAGTTCGTCATCGACAACGAAAACCCGCCTGGTGAGAGCCCGGCCAGATAA
- a CDS encoding phosphonate C-P lyase system protein PhnL: MNIHTSARPSPVLRVEGLSKQFEMHHLNRTLHAFENIGFELGEGEFILLKGENGAGKSTLLRTLYRTYLPRAGHAYYYGREGMIDLAAAADVDIAVLRRQEIGFVTQFLNARPRVAAEELVSEPLRLAGMPRSEALAQARHWLQSFGVKPQLWPAYPSTFSGGEQQKVNLARALILPQRLLLLDEPTASLDGAARRALVERLAELKASGVAMIGVFHHPEDVAGLIDREIQLETTRVLDEADHVAQ, encoded by the coding sequence ATGAACATCCACACATCCGCCCGTCCCTCCCCCGTTCTGCGCGTCGAGGGTCTCTCGAAACAGTTCGAGATGCACCACCTCAACCGCACGCTCCATGCCTTCGAGAACATCGGCTTCGAACTCGGCGAGGGCGAATTCATCCTGCTCAAGGGAGAGAACGGCGCCGGGAAATCCACGCTTCTACGAACCCTCTATCGCACCTACCTTCCGCGTGCCGGCCACGCCTACTACTACGGCAGGGAGGGCATGATCGATCTCGCCGCAGCCGCTGACGTGGATATCGCGGTCCTGCGCCGCCAGGAAATCGGTTTCGTGACGCAGTTCCTGAACGCCCGTCCGCGCGTCGCAGCCGAGGAACTGGTCTCCGAACCGCTGCGGCTTGCTGGCATGCCGCGTAGCGAAGCGCTCGCGCAGGCCCGGCACTGGCTCCAGTCGTTCGGCGTGAAGCCGCAGCTCTGGCCGGCTTACCCGTCGACCTTCTCCGGCGGAGAACAGCAGAAGGTGAACCTGGCGAGGGCGTTGATCCTGCCGCAGCGGTTGCTGCTGCTCGATGAGCCAACGGCCTCGCTCGACGGGGCGGCGCGGCGCGCCCTCGTAGAACGCCTCGCCGAACTGAAGGCATCAGGCGTCGCAATGATCGGCGTCTTCCATCATCCCGAAGACGTGGCCGGTCTCATCGACCGGGAAATCCAGCTGGAAACAACGAGAGTATTGGACGAGGCAGACCATGTGGCTCAGTGA